In the genome of Brachionichthys hirsutus isolate HB-005 chromosome 23, CSIRO-AGI_Bhir_v1, whole genome shotgun sequence, one region contains:
- the dhx15 gene encoding ATP-dependent RNA helicase DHX15: PGPGAAFLLKQSAAQQQLNPFTNLPHTPRYHEILRKRLQLPVWEYKDSFADILMRNQSFVLVGETGSGKTTQIPQWCVDMVRSTPGPKRAVACTQPRRVAAMSVAKRVADEMDVVLGQEVGYSIRFEDCSSAKTVLKYMTDGMLLREAMNDTLLERYGVIILDEAHERTLATDILMGVLKEVVRQRRDLKVIVMSATLDAGKFQVYFDSCPLLTIPGRTHPVEIFYTPEPERDYLEAGIRTVIQIHMCEEGEGDVLLFLTGQEAAARRVPALCAGEVCSIVSARLALGAEAA; this comes from the exons CCGGGGCCGGGCGCCGCGTTCCTCCTGAAGCAGAGCGccgcccagcagcagctgaaccCGTTCACCAACCTGCCCCACACGCCGCGCTACCACGAGATCCTGAGGAAGCGGCTGCAGCTGCCCGTGTGGGAGTACAAGGACAGCTTCGCCGACATCCTGATGCGGAACCAGTCCTTCGTGCTGGTGGGGGAGACGGGCTCCGGGAAGACCACGCAG ATCCCCCAGTGGTGCGTGGACATGGTGCGGTCCACGCCGGGCCCCAAGAGGGCGGTGGCTTGCACCCAGCCCAGGAGGGTCGCGGCCATGAGCGTGGCTAAGAGGGTCGCCGACGAGATGGACGTGGTTCTGGGCCAGGAGGTGGGCTACTCCATCCGGTTTGAGGACTGCAGCTCCGCCAAGACGGTGCTCAA GTACATGACCGACGGGATGCTGCTGCGGGAAGCCATGAACGACACGCTGCTGGAGCGCTACGGCGTCATCATCCTGGACGAGGCCCACGAGCGCACGCTGGCGACCGACATCCTCATGGGGGTGCTGAAGGAGGTGGTCCGCCAGAGGCGGGACCTCAAG GTCATCGTCATGAGCGCCACGCTCGACGCCGGAAAGTTCCAGGTGTACTTTGACAGCTGCCCGTTGCTGACCATCCCCGGGCGCACGCACCCCGTGGAGATCTTCTACACGCCGGAACCGGAGCGAGACTACCTGGAGGCGGGCATCCGCACGGTGATCCAGATCCACATGTGCGAGGAGGGCGAGGGCGacgttctcctcttcctcaccggaCAAGAG GCAGCCGCCCGCCGCGTGCCCGCATTGTGCGCAGGGGAAGTGTGCTCCATTGTGTCTGCGCGGCTCGCCCTCGGCGCGGAAGCGGCCTGA